One stretch of Candidatus Dormiibacterota bacterium DNA includes these proteins:
- a CDS encoding sulfite exporter TauE/SafE family protein, giving the protein MPSLWVMLIVGLLAAVAGYSQGLTGFGFALVFTPLASLLLPAQEVVLSALIVGGIMGILVVLETLRWLPWRRSGPLLLSAAVGAPFGVAVLVVFNAGALRVLLAITALCMAAAFIIARPAPFRREGVALSVAGALGGFLNGCTSMGGPPAALAIANQRWGVIESRGALAMFNLVSFAVGLAAAKLFGILHGGSWLMAVVLVAPAVVGTVGGALSARRISAIRFRKVLIGAVAVSAVSTLAGALWPR; this is encoded by the coding sequence TTGCCTAGTCTTTGGGTGATGTTGATCGTCGGTTTGCTTGCCGCCGTTGCCGGCTATAGCCAGGGATTAACGGGGTTTGGCTTCGCCCTAGTCTTTACTCCCCTCGCCTCGCTGCTACTCCCGGCTCAGGAAGTCGTCCTGTCGGCGCTGATCGTCGGCGGGATTATGGGGATTCTCGTCGTGCTCGAAACGTTACGCTGGCTGCCATGGCGCCGTTCGGGGCCGCTGCTGCTCAGTGCGGCTGTGGGAGCGCCGTTCGGCGTAGCGGTGCTCGTGGTCTTCAACGCGGGCGCTCTGCGCGTGTTGCTGGCGATCACCGCGCTCTGCATGGCGGCGGCGTTTATCATCGCTCGCCCCGCGCCATTCCGGCGGGAGGGCGTGGCGCTCTCGGTAGCGGGCGCGTTGGGTGGCTTCCTGAACGGCTGCACGAGCATGGGTGGGCCGCCGGCAGCTCTGGCGATAGCGAATCAGCGATGGGGCGTGATCGAGAGCCGCGGAGCGTTAGCGATGTTCAACCTGGTGAGTTTTGCCGTCGGCTTGGCCGCCGCGAAACTCTTTGGAATTCTCCACGGTGGTTCGTGGCTGATGGCCGTCGTCTTGGTAGCGCCCGCCGTTGTCGGAACCGTCGGCGGAGCGTTGAGCGCCCGTCGCATCTCCGCCATTCGCTTTCGCAAAGTGCTCATCGGTGCGGTTGCGGTTAGTGCCGTTTCGACGCTGGCGGGGGCGTTATGGCCCCGCTGA